From Fibrobacter sp. UWR2, the proteins below share one genomic window:
- the thiC gene encoding phosphomethylpyrimidine synthase ThiC, producing MDSLLKPFMNSRKVYVPGKIYPDIRVGMREILTEDPETPVVPVYDTSGPYSDPDAKLDVTKGIERFREPWIMERGDAEQLDDMTSAYGRARRANHELDHLRFNAEHHPLRAKAGHHLTQLDYARKGIVTKEMEYVAIRENQRLDEMMAEGKIKLAGSPITPEFVRDEIAAGRAILPGNINHPECEPMIIGTNFLTKINSNIGNSAITSSIEEEVEKMAWSVRWGADTVMDLSTGKHIHETREWIIRNSPVPIGTVPIYQALEKVNGKAEELTWELYRDTLIEQAEQGVDYFTIHAGLLLEHIPLTAKRTTGIVSRGGSILALWQMRHHQQNFLYTHFREICEILAAYDVAVSLGDGLRPGSLADANDAAQFGELDTLGELTKIAWEYGVQVIIEGPGHVPMHKIQDNMARQLEKCHGAPFYTLGPLTTDIAPGYDHITSAIGAAQIGWYGTAMLCYVTPKEHLGLPDRDDVRAGVVTYKLAAHAADLAKGHFAAQFRDDALSRARFDFRWNDQFALSLDPEKAMEFHDKTLPGSQAKASHFCSMCGPNFCSMRITRAVRNFVATGEVGDV from the coding sequence ATGGATTCTCTACTTAAACCATTTATGAATTCCCGCAAGGTGTATGTTCCGGGCAAGATTTACCCGGACATCCGCGTGGGAATGCGCGAAATTTTGACCGAAGACCCCGAGACGCCCGTAGTCCCAGTGTACGACACAAGTGGCCCTTACAGCGATCCGGATGCAAAACTGGACGTGACAAAGGGTATCGAGCGTTTCCGCGAGCCGTGGATTATGGAACGTGGCGATGCCGAACAGCTCGACGACATGACGTCTGCTTATGGCCGCGCCCGTCGCGCAAACCATGAGCTCGACCACCTGCGCTTTAATGCGGAACACCACCCGCTCCGCGCGAAGGCCGGGCACCACCTGACGCAGCTGGACTACGCCCGCAAGGGTATTGTCACCAAGGAAATGGAATACGTGGCCATCCGCGAAAACCAGCGCCTTGACGAGATGATGGCCGAGGGCAAGATCAAACTCGCCGGCTCCCCCATTACGCCGGAATTCGTACGCGACGAAATCGCCGCGGGCCGCGCGATTCTGCCGGGGAACATCAACCACCCGGAATGCGAACCGATGATTATCGGTACGAACTTCCTCACGAAAATCAACAGTAACATCGGCAACTCGGCCATTACCTCTTCGATCGAAGAAGAAGTCGAGAAGATGGCCTGGTCCGTGCGCTGGGGTGCCGACACCGTGATGGACCTTTCCACCGGCAAGCACATCCACGAGACGCGCGAATGGATTATCCGCAACAGTCCCGTGCCTATAGGGACTGTGCCTATTTACCAGGCGCTCGAGAAGGTGAACGGCAAGGCCGAAGAACTCACGTGGGAACTGTACCGCGACACGCTCATCGAGCAGGCGGAACAGGGCGTGGACTACTTCACCATCCATGCAGGCCTCTTGCTGGAGCACATTCCGCTCACCGCCAAGCGCACCACGGGTATCGTGAGCCGCGGCGGTTCCATCCTTGCCTTGTGGCAGATGCGCCACCACCAGCAGAACTTCTTGTACACGCACTTCCGCGAAATCTGCGAGATTCTCGCCGCCTACGACGTTGCCGTTTCCTTGGGCGATGGTCTGCGTCCGGGAAGCCTCGCCGATGCCAACGACGCGGCCCAGTTCGGAGAACTGGACACGCTCGGCGAACTCACGAAAATTGCCTGGGAATACGGCGTGCAGGTGATTATCGAAGGCCCGGGCCACGTGCCCATGCACAAGATTCAGGACAACATGGCGCGCCAGCTCGAAAAGTGCCACGGAGCCCCGTTCTACACGCTCGGCCCACTCACCACTGACATTGCCCCCGGTTACGACCACATTACGTCGGCCATCGGCGCGGCACAAATCGGCTGGTACGGCACCGCGATGCTCTGCTACGTGACACCGAAGGAACACCTCGGGCTCCCCGACCGCGACGACGTGCGCGCCGGTGTGGTCACCTACAAGCTCGCCGCTCACGCGGCTGACCTTGCGAAAGGGCACTTTGCAGCGCAGTTCCGCGACGACGCCCTTTCGCGCGCCCGCTTTGACTTCCGCTGGAACGACCAGTTTGCGCTTTCTTTGGACCCCGAAAAGGCCATGGAATTCCACGACAAGACGCTCCCCGGCAGCCAGGCGAAGGCAAGCCACTTCTGCAGCATGTGCGGGCCGAACTTCTGTTCAATGCGCATCACAAGAGCCGTCCGCAACTTTGTGGCGACCGGCGAAGTCGGCGACGTTTAA
- a CDS encoding GGDEF domain-containing protein, whose translation MDMFSYIETNLFCIAVLVVMLIALRTSLSRLTNQTILTHVFVMLICMLVLDTLKLLLNGVYFTGSNLLTCSLASVFHVITVLLYFQWLRFVGYNMQLRFWRDRRLMTLIALPGVFAIALVAGSIKFGWVWSVDENNLLSRGPYYPVYITCCGIYMVFACILAGHRIPLKRYFSDRVLYTSLAMFGLFPLIGLSFEQTTDSAPYSVYAMVLSVLLVFLEMQSRMISTDPLTKLNNKNQLNSFLDSKIGQYTENRRVYLFVLDLDKFKGINDTYGHTEGDSALNMVADVLKRVCGPMGCFISRFGGDEFNLVAFLASDADAESLSKTIKDDLARTSASLPYSLTVSIGYAASRGRSETVVDLFARADEALFAEKKAKH comes from the coding sequence ATGGATATGTTCAGTTACATAGAGACTAATTTGTTCTGCATCGCGGTTCTCGTGGTAATGCTTATTGCGCTCCGTACTAGCCTGAGTCGCCTTACGAACCAGACTATCCTTACGCACGTGTTCGTGATGCTCATTTGCATGCTGGTTCTGGATACGCTAAAGCTTTTACTGAATGGAGTGTATTTCACTGGTTCGAATTTGCTGACTTGCTCCTTGGCATCGGTTTTCCATGTCATTACCGTATTGCTCTATTTCCAGTGGCTACGCTTTGTGGGTTACAATATGCAACTCCGTTTTTGGCGCGACCGTCGCCTGATGACTCTGATCGCCTTGCCTGGAGTTTTCGCCATTGCGCTCGTGGCAGGGAGCATCAAGTTTGGTTGGGTTTGGAGCGTTGATGAAAATAATCTGCTTTCGCGTGGCCCTTATTATCCAGTATATATCACATGTTGCGGCATCTATATGGTCTTTGCCTGCATTCTGGCTGGGCATCGTATTCCGCTTAAGCGGTATTTTTCGGACCGAGTCCTCTATACCTCGCTTGCCATGTTCGGACTTTTCCCGCTGATCGGTTTGTCTTTTGAACAGACCACCGATTCGGCGCCTTATTCCGTGTATGCGATGGTGCTTTCCGTCTTGCTCGTGTTCCTGGAAATGCAGTCCCGCATGATCTCGACGGACCCGCTTACCAAGCTCAACAACAAGAACCAGTTGAATTCATTCCTGGATTCAAAAATTGGGCAATATACCGAGAATCGCAGGGTCTACCTCTTTGTGCTGGACCTGGACAAGTTCAAGGGAATCAACGATACCTACGGACATACCGAGGGCGATAGCGCGCTGAACATGGTGGCGGATGTGCTAAAGCGTGTTTGTGGTCCGATGGGCTGCTTTATCTCTCGTTTCGGGGGTGACGAGTTCAATCTGGTCGCCTTCCTGGCTAGCGATGCGGATGCGGAATCCCTCAGCAAGACGATTAAGGACGACTTGGCGAGGACATCTGCTTCGCTTCCGTATTCGCTCACCGTGAGTATCGGGTATGCGGCAAGCCGTGGCCGTTCTGAAACCGTGGTGGACTTATTTGCGCGCGCCGATGAGGCGCTGTTCGCTGAAAAGAAGGCGAAACACTAA
- a CDS encoding GGDEF domain-containing protein has product MLCAVMIIILMFMVHRGVMHEADQKTFFNLCFHTQLLFSLDVFWELLDGSAFPGARVLNYIVNAAYFAQCGILCYYWSQYSLFLSGSCRFSGTFYKVLFALPMAVEVVLSIASVWTGWYFTIDSANHYHRGDWLFIQVTVMFIYLVYSLLVAVFTIKRQRDVVNRNKLYAISALGFLPFFSQVLQAQFPGVSVFCTGATLGLLIVFLEIQREMISLDPLTRLNNRNQASIYLSSRFKQDIPGKRLYQFIIDLDKFKGINDTYGHMEGDNALVIVSTVLKLVCGPRGHFISRYGGDEFVVFANLPNNAAADELCRMLEKKLSDYSKALPYTLAMSIGYAALRDGEKEEELMSRADASLYEIKKRKHAER; this is encoded by the coding sequence ATGCTTTGCGCCGTAATGATCATCATCCTGATGTTCATGGTACATCGTGGCGTAATGCATGAGGCAGACCAGAAGACCTTTTTCAACCTTTGCTTCCACACACAACTGCTTTTTTCACTAGATGTTTTCTGGGAACTCCTGGATGGATCCGCTTTTCCTGGTGCCAGGGTCCTGAACTACATTGTCAATGCGGCGTATTTCGCCCAGTGTGGCATCCTCTGCTACTACTGGAGCCAGTATTCCCTATTCCTTTCGGGGAGTTGCCGCTTCTCGGGTACATTCTACAAGGTGCTATTCGCCTTGCCGATGGCCGTCGAGGTGGTGCTATCGATTGCTTCCGTCTGGACGGGCTGGTACTTCACGATTGATTCGGCGAACCATTATCACCGTGGTGACTGGCTCTTTATCCAGGTCACTGTTATGTTTATCTACCTGGTCTATTCGCTGCTTGTGGCGGTCTTTACAATCAAGCGCCAGCGCGACGTGGTGAACAGGAACAAACTTTATGCGATTTCTGCTCTCGGGTTCCTCCCGTTCTTTTCGCAGGTCTTGCAGGCCCAGTTTCCCGGCGTGTCGGTGTTTTGTACCGGTGCGACTCTCGGACTCCTCATCGTATTCTTGGAAATCCAGCGCGAAATGATTTCCCTGGACCCGCTGACGCGCCTCAATAACAGGAACCAGGCTAGCATCTACCTAAGTTCGCGGTTCAAGCAGGACATTCCGGGCAAGAGACTCTACCAGTTTATTATCGACTTGGACAAGTTCAAGGGCATTAACGATACCTACGGCCATATGGAGGGGGATAATGCTCTTGTAATTGTATCTACAGTGCTAAAGCTCGTCTGTGGCCCGCGCGGACACTTTATTTCACGCTATGGTGGAGACGAGTTTGTCGTTTTTGCGAATCTACCGAACAATGCGGCTGCCGATGAGCTTTGCCGTATGCTCGAGAAGAAACTTTCGGACTATTCGAAGGCGCTCCCGTATACGCTTGCGATGAGCATAGGGTATGCAGCCCTTAGGGATGGCGAAAAGGAAGAAGAACTCATGAGCAGGGCAGATGCTTCGCTATACGAAATCAAGAAACGGAAACATGCGGAACGGTAA
- a CDS encoding fibrobacter succinogenes major paralogous domain-containing protein, which produces MRHLGFLALAFTAFLVACGDDASSSPVDNPVSSSIEISSSDEATPESSSSSSSTLSSSSAEPALSSAEGIEDLSSSSAKSSADIAFGTLTDERDGKTYKTVVIGKQTWMAENLNYESRYSYCYEDKAENCAKYGRLYTWSGALESCPAGWGLPSLEEFQILLAAVGGQAIAGKVLKSTEGWKDGGNGTDEYGFSALPAGYMQEDSTFHNVGEYAQFWSTSGTTWVYQLEATFDNDSSFLFSVYKEFALSVRCLKSAGSTNEVKATPCKTDSTDTCEYGSVKDDRDGQTYKTVKIANQWWMAQNLNLETENSYCTADSICAKNGRFYTWGAAMDSVGKWSEGGKGCGLNKTCSPSYPVRGVCPSGWHVPSKDEFEILRTLVGESGPAGTLLKSVDGWIGGFVNKTGGLIVYDSLATNGKGTDNFGFTALPTGYWDEIVMQDNGFVTTFWSSSEYEPSRATLLYLSALMENTMIDSGSKGSARSVRCVKDAD; this is translated from the coding sequence ATGAGACATTTGGGATTTTTGGCCCTGGCCTTCACAGCATTCCTTGTCGCCTGTGGTGACGACGCATCCTCTAGTCCGGTAGACAATCCGGTTTCTTCCAGCATTGAAATAAGCAGTTCCGACGAAGCCACGCCGGAGTCGAGTTCCAGCAGCAGTTCCACACTGTCGTCATCCTCGGCGGAGCCTGCCCTGAGCTCAGCCGAAGGGATCGAGGATCTGTCGAGTAGTTCTGCTAAATCTTCGGCAGATATTGCCTTTGGCACCCTCACGGACGAACGCGACGGCAAGACCTACAAGACGGTCGTCATCGGGAAACAGACGTGGATGGCTGAAAACCTCAACTATGAATCGAGATACAGCTACTGCTACGAAGACAAGGCCGAAAACTGTGCCAAGTATGGCAGGCTCTACACGTGGAGCGGTGCGTTGGAATCGTGCCCTGCGGGGTGGGGTTTGCCTTCGCTAGAAGAATTCCAGATCCTCCTTGCTGCAGTAGGCGGGCAGGCCATTGCAGGGAAGGTGCTCAAGTCCACCGAAGGCTGGAAAGACGGCGGCAATGGTACGGACGAATACGGCTTCTCCGCGCTCCCCGCAGGCTACATGCAAGAAGACTCGACGTTCCACAATGTGGGGGAATATGCCCAGTTCTGGAGCACTTCGGGAACAACCTGGGTGTATCAGCTGGAAGCTACCTTCGACAATGATAGTTCGTTCCTGTTCAGTGTCTACAAGGAATTCGCTCTTAGTGTCCGCTGCCTCAAGAGTGCAGGCTCTACGAACGAGGTCAAGGCGACGCCCTGCAAGACTGACAGCACGGATACCTGCGAATACGGCTCGGTGAAGGATGATCGCGACGGGCAGACGTACAAGACCGTGAAAATCGCCAATCAGTGGTGGATGGCGCAGAACCTGAACCTCGAGACAGAAAACAGCTACTGCACCGCCGATTCTATATGCGCCAAGAACGGCCGCTTCTACACCTGGGGCGCCGCCATGGACAGCGTCGGCAAATGGTCCGAGGGGGGCAAGGGATGCGGTCTTAATAAAACCTGCTCGCCGAGTTATCCGGTGCGGGGCGTTTGCCCCTCCGGCTGGCACGTGCCCAGCAAGGATGAATTCGAAATCTTGCGGACGCTTGTTGGCGAATCCGGCCCTGCAGGTACGTTGCTGAAGTCAGTAGACGGCTGGATTGGCGGATTTGTGAATAAGACCGGTGGCCTGATTGTCTATGATAGCCTTGCGACTAACGGCAAGGGCACGGACAACTTCGGGTTTACGGCCTTGCCTACCGGTTATTGGGACGAAATAGTCATGCAGGACAATGGTTTTGTCACGACGTTCTGGAGTTCCTCTGAATACGAGCCCAGCAGGGCAACTCTGCTGTATTTGTCGGCTCTCATGGAAAATACGATGATAGACAGCGGCTCTAAGGGCTCTGCGCGTTCCGTCCGCTGCGTAAAGGATGCTGACTAG
- the gap gene encoding type I glyceraldehyde-3-phosphate dehydrogenase gives MALKLGINGFGRIGRMVFRAAVENFSKDIQVVGINDLLDVDYLAYMLKYDSVHGAFKHDVSFEGNFLIVDGNKIQVFAEKDPTNITWGALGVDVVVESTGFFLTDELARAHIKAGAKKVIMSAPSKDATPMFVYGVNHQTYAGQDIISNASCTTNCLAPMSKVLNDKFGIKRGLMTTVHAATATQKTVDGPSKKDWRGGRGILENIIPSSTGAAKAVGKVLPQLNGKLTGMSLRVPTSDVSFVDLTAELEKPATYEEICKAMKEASEGELKGILGYTDEALVSTDFRNDARTSIFDVKAGIQLDPTFVKVCAWYDNEWGYSNKVCEMARVITK, from the coding sequence ATGGCTCTCAAACTCGGTATCAATGGTTTCGGTCGTATCGGCCGTATGGTCTTCCGCGCTGCTGTGGAAAACTTCTCCAAGGACATTCAGGTTGTCGGTATCAACGACCTCCTCGACGTCGACTACCTCGCTTACATGCTGAAGTATGACTCCGTGCACGGCGCTTTCAAGCACGACGTTTCTTTCGAAGGCAACTTCCTCATCGTCGATGGCAACAAGATTCAGGTGTTCGCCGAAAAGGATCCGACCAACATCACTTGGGGTGCCCTCGGTGTTGACGTTGTCGTGGAATCCACTGGCTTCTTCCTGACCGACGAACTCGCTCGCGCCCACATCAAGGCCGGTGCCAAGAAGGTCATCATGTCCGCTCCGTCCAAGGACGCTACCCCGATGTTCGTTTACGGTGTGAACCACCAGACCTACGCCGGCCAGGACATCATCTCCAACGCTTCCTGCACCACCAACTGCCTCGCCCCGATGTCCAAGGTCCTCAACGACAAGTTCGGCATCAAGCGTGGCCTCATGACCACCGTTCACGCTGCTACTGCTACGCAGAAGACCGTCGACGGCCCGTCCAAGAAGGATTGGCGCGGTGGCCGCGGCATCCTCGAAAACATCATCCCGTCTTCTACGGGTGCTGCTAAGGCCGTGGGCAAGGTTCTCCCGCAGCTCAACGGTAAGCTCACCGGTATGAGCCTCCGCGTTCCGACCTCCGACGTTTCCTTCGTCGACCTCACTGCCGAACTCGAAAAGCCGGCTACCTACGAAGAAATCTGCAAGGCCATGAAGGAAGCTTCTGAAGGCGAACTCAAGGGCATCCTCGGTTACACCGACGAAGCTCTCGTCTCTACCGACTTCCGCAACGACGCTCGCACTTCCATCTTCGACGTCAAGGCTGGCATCCAGCTCGACCCGACCTTCGTGAAGGTTTGCGCCTGGTACGATAACGAATGGGGCTACAGCAACAAGGTTTGCGAAATGGCCCGCGTCATCACCAAGTAA
- the putP gene encoding sodium/proline symporter PutP: MVLTVFILYLLMMLGIGAYFSRKANSLNAYYLGNRGMNKWVVAMSAQASDMSGWLLMGLPGAIFVSGFSEAWIGIGLVIGTYLNWKIVGRRLRKYSHFCGDSITLPDFFANRFRDNKGIIRVIASIFILAFFLFYTVSGFVASAKLFGTIFGMNYTTGLIIGAVVVVSYTFMGGFFAVCWTDFIQATMMLIAVIAIPSIIMAGSGGFAATMDAVNAQNPYLMSLFTNATTGKSIGLIALISSLAWGLGYFGMPHILVRFMSIKNAEDIKFSRRVAMTWVTICLGAAIMIAILGRYYVEANGITVADPERIFMILCQTLCHPAVAAILMAAILAAIMSTADSQLLVSASAFSNDLYKHLFRKNASNKEVMWVSRGVVVLITVIAVIVAMQGAPGAEGAKQGKSFLDVVMSLVSFAWGGFGACFGPIMLLALFWKRTTLPGAIAGMLVGGITAFVWKFYLSGFSAEIFQIYELVPGFVLSFATIVIVSLCTKAPSKEIQEEFDAVEHTRLSDMKL, from the coding sequence ATGGTTCTGACTGTATTTATCCTGTACCTGCTCATGATGCTCGGCATCGGGGCGTACTTTTCACGCAAGGCGAACAGCCTGAACGCCTACTACCTCGGCAACCGCGGCATGAACAAGTGGGTCGTGGCGATGTCCGCACAGGCCTCCGACATGAGCGGCTGGCTTTTGATGGGCCTCCCGGGCGCTATCTTCGTGAGCGGTTTCTCGGAAGCATGGATCGGTATCGGTCTCGTGATCGGCACATACCTCAACTGGAAAATCGTGGGCCGCAGGCTCCGCAAGTACAGCCACTTCTGCGGCGACTCCATCACGCTCCCCGACTTCTTTGCGAACCGCTTCCGCGACAACAAGGGAATCATCCGCGTCATCGCCTCGATTTTCATTCTCGCGTTCTTCCTGTTCTATACGGTTTCGGGTTTTGTGGCGAGCGCTAAATTGTTCGGCACCATCTTCGGCATGAACTACACCACCGGCCTTATCATCGGTGCGGTCGTCGTGGTGAGCTACACCTTCATGGGCGGTTTCTTCGCCGTGTGCTGGACCGACTTTATCCAGGCGACCATGATGCTCATTGCCGTCATCGCCATTCCCTCGATTATCATGGCTGGCTCGGGCGGTTTTGCAGCCACCATGGATGCGGTGAACGCGCAGAATCCCTACCTGATGAGCCTGTTCACGAACGCTACCACCGGCAAGTCCATCGGGCTGATTGCGTTGATTTCTAGCCTCGCCTGGGGCCTCGGCTACTTCGGCATGCCGCACATTCTGGTGCGCTTCATGAGCATCAAGAACGCCGAAGACATCAAGTTCTCCCGCCGCGTCGCCATGACCTGGGTCACCATCTGCCTCGGTGCCGCCATCATGATTGCAATCCTCGGCCGCTACTATGTGGAAGCGAACGGCATTACCGTCGCCGACCCGGAACGCATCTTCATGATTCTCTGCCAGACGCTCTGCCATCCGGCTGTCGCCGCCATCCTCATGGCTGCCATCCTTGCCGCCATCATGAGTACCGCCGACTCCCAGCTGCTGGTTTCGGCGTCTGCCTTCAGTAACGACCTCTACAAGCACCTGTTCCGCAAGAATGCGAGCAACAAGGAAGTCATGTGGGTGAGCCGCGGCGTGGTCGTGCTTATTACCGTCATTGCCGTCATTGTCGCCATGCAGGGAGCGCCCGGCGCCGAAGGCGCTAAACAGGGCAAGAGTTTCCTCGACGTGGTAATGAGCCTCGTAAGCTTCGCGTGGGGTGGATTCGGCGCCTGCTTCGGCCCGATTATGCTCCTTGCCCTGTTCTGGAAACGTACCACGCTTCCGGGCGCCATCGCAGGCATGCTCGTCGGCGGTATTACTGCATTCGTGTGGAAGTTCTACCTCTCCGGTTTCTCCGCCGAAATCTTCCAGATTTACGAGCTCGTTCCCGGATTCGTGCTTAGCTTTGCGACCATCGTGATCGTGAGCCTCTGCACCAAGGCCCCCAGCAAAGAGATTCAGGAAGAGTTTGATGCTGTGGAACACACGCGCCTCTCCGATATGAAGCTGTAA
- a CDS encoding zinc-ribbon domain-containing protein, whose product MYCPHCHSELKDDATFCPHCGSDADTGWKEGAEFTDLETPDYDEILENEFGDAPDSPYAKKKNGFGGIIGTIAAVIAALAFIAVFVLH is encoded by the coding sequence ATGTACTGCCCTCACTGCCACTCTGAATTGAAAGACGATGCCACGTTCTGCCCGCACTGCGGGAGCGATGCCGACACCGGCTGGAAGGAAGGCGCAGAGTTTACCGACCTCGAAACGCCGGATTATGATGAGATTTTGGAGAATGAATTCGGCGACGCCCCGGACAGCCCCTACGCAAAAAAGAAGAACGGCTTCGGTGGAATTATCGGCACAATTGCGGCAGTCATTGCTGCGCTAGCGTTTATCGCGGTATTTGTCCTTCACTAG